From Arachis stenosperma cultivar V10309 chromosome 2, arast.V10309.gnm1.PFL2, whole genome shotgun sequence, one genomic window encodes:
- the LOC130961869 gene encoding 1-aminocyclopropane-1-carboxylate synthase-like, translated as MVGLSSKSYELLSKIATNEKHGENSPYFDGWKAYDRDPYHPTKNPQGVIQMGLAENQLCFDLIEEWLKKNPKASICTPEGLHQFRDIANFQDYHGLPQFTSAVAKFMSKVRGGRVKFDPNRILMSGGATGANELIMFCLADPGDAFLVPTPYYAAYPRDLCWRTGLRLIPVHCDSSNNFKITREALESSYKKAKDDNINVKGLIITNPSNPLGTSLDRDTLKSLVNFTNDNNIHLVCDEIYSATVFDSPRFVSVAEIIEEMDDSSCKKELIHIVYSLSKDMGFPGFRVGIVYSYNDNVVNCGRKMSSFGLVSSQTQHMLAAMLSDDEFVDNFLKESSRRLAKRHEYFSKGLEEVNIKRFPSNAGLFYWMNLSSLLKEQSFEAEMALWRVIINEVKLNVSPGSSFNCLEPGWFRVCFANMDDETVEVALKRIRAFVIGKEKTTKNNNRAKKNNNVVEVKKRWQQNLRLSFSSSRLLDHHETVMSPHILSPHSPIPASSPLVQAT; from the exons ATGGTGGGTTTGAGTTCTAAGAGCTATGAGCTTCTATCAAAGATTGCAACCAATGAGAAACATGGAGAGAACTCTCCTTACTTTGATGGATGGAAAGCTTATGATAGAGATCCATATCACCCTACAAAAAACCCTCAAGGTGTTATTCAAATGGGTCTTGCTGAAAATCAG ctATGCTTTGATCTCATTGAAGAGTGGTTAAAGAAGAATCCCAAGGCTTCCATTTGCACTCCTGAAGGACTTCATCAATTCAGAGATATTGCCAACTTTCAAGACTATCATGGATTACCACAGTTCACAAGt GCTGTGGCAAAGTTTATGTCAAAAGTGAGAGGTGGTAGGGTCAAGTTTGATCCAAACCGTATATTGATGAGTGGAGGGGCAACAGGTGCAAATGAATTAATCATGTTCTGCTTAGCTGATCCTGGAGATGCTTTTCTTGTTCCTACCCCTTATTATGCAGC ATATCCGCGCGATTTGTGTTGGCGAACCGGATTACGGTTGATTCCGGTTCATTGTGATAGctccaacaatttcaagattaCAAGAGAAGCTCTTGAATCATCATACAAAAAGGCCAAAGATGATAACATCAATGTGAAGGGTTTGATCATAACAAACCCTTCAAACCCTTTGGGAACATCTTTAGACCGTGACACATTGAAGAGCCTAGTGAATTTCACCAATGATAACAACATACATTTGGTGTGTGATGAAATCTATTCAGCCACGGTTTTTGATTCCCCACGGTTTGTAAGTGTTGCCGAAATCATTGAAGAAATGGATGACTCATCATGCAAAAAAGAACTTATTCACATTGTTTATAGCCTATCCAAGGACATGGGATTCCCCGGATTTAGGGTTGGGATAGTTTATTCGTACAACGACAATGTCGTAAATTGCGGCCGCAAAATGTCGAGTTTCGGATTAGTCTCTTCCCAGACTCAACATATGCTGGCCGCAATGCTTTCAGACGACGAATTTGTGGATAATTTTCTTAAGGAAAGTTCTAGAAGACTGGCGAAACGGCACGAGTACTTCTCAAAGGGACTAGAAGAAGTTAACATCAAGAGGTTTCCGAGCAATGCCGGATTATTCTATTGGATGAATCTAAGTTCATTGTTGAAAGAACAAAGCTTTGAAGCCGAGATGGCGCTATGGCGCGTGATCATCAATGAAGTGAAGCTCAATGTTTCTCCGGGATCATCTTTCAATTGCTTGGAACCAGGTTGGTTTAGGGTTTGTTTTGCAAACATGGATGATGAAACGGTTGAAGTTGCACTCAAAAGAATAAGAGCATTTGTGATTGggaaagagaaaacaacaaaGAATAATAATAGGGCAAAGAAAAACAACAACGTTGTTGAAGTGAAAAAACGTTGGCAACAGAATCTTAGGTTAAGTTTCTCTTCATCAAGATTGTTGGATCATCATGAAACTGTTATGTCACCTCACATTTTGTCTCCACATTCACCAATTCCAGCTTCATCACCACTTGTTCAAGCaacataa